A genome region from Methylorubrum populi includes the following:
- a CDS encoding PleD family two-component system response regulator has product MSARVLIVDDLYPNVRLLETKLSLEYFDVVVAMNGPDALAICDKGGCDVVLLDVMMPGMDGFEVCRRLKGNPATAHLPVVIVTALDQPADRLRGLDAGADDFLTKPIDDTALMTRVRSLVRLKAVTDELRSRALATREIGGPDPLVAAASDTGEGARILLVEDRPGAVDRIATALAQHHHVTVESDPHRALVRAPEGGFDLALVSLDLEGFDGLRLCSQLRSLERTRGMALIMIGEMQERTRITRGLDFGVNDYLLRPIDRNELIARVRTQVRRRRFSETLRGALQASMELAITDDLTGLHNRRYLDRHLGPVFGEAALHQKGLACLLLDIDRFKSINDTYGHEAGDEVLRAFAERIRQQVRPMDILARYGGEEIVMVVPGAELPDARAIAERIRERIEASPFAIEGGTRDIGVTVSVGVSVRRPTDAGPADMLKRADAALYRAKSSGRNRVEAAAA; this is encoded by the coding sequence ATGTCGGCTCGCGTCCTGATCGTCGATGATCTCTACCCGAACGTCCGTCTGCTCGAAACGAAGCTGTCGCTCGAGTATTTCGACGTGGTCGTGGCGATGAACGGGCCCGACGCCCTGGCGATCTGCGACAAGGGCGGCTGCGACGTCGTGCTGCTCGACGTGATGATGCCGGGCATGGACGGCTTCGAGGTCTGCCGCCGGCTGAAAGGCAACCCCGCCACCGCCCACCTGCCGGTGGTGATCGTCACCGCCCTCGACCAGCCGGCCGACCGGCTGCGGGGCCTCGATGCGGGGGCGGACGACTTCCTGACCAAGCCCATCGACGACACCGCGCTGATGACGCGGGTGCGCAGCCTCGTCCGGCTGAAGGCGGTGACCGACGAACTGCGTTCGCGCGCGCTGGCGACCCGCGAGATCGGCGGCCCCGATCCGCTGGTCGCCGCCGCCTCGGACACCGGCGAAGGCGCGCGCATCCTCCTCGTCGAGGACCGGCCCGGCGCCGTCGACCGCATCGCCACCGCGCTGGCGCAGCACCACCACGTCACCGTGGAGAGCGATCCGCACCGGGCGCTGGTGCGGGCACCGGAGGGCGGGTTCGATCTCGCCCTGGTGAGCCTCGACCTCGAAGGCTTCGACGGCCTGCGCCTGTGCAGCCAGCTCCGCTCGCTCGAACGGACCCGCGGCATGGCGCTGATCATGATCGGCGAGATGCAGGAGCGGACCCGCATCACCCGCGGCCTCGATTTCGGCGTCAACGACTACCTGCTGCGCCCGATCGACCGCAACGAGCTGATCGCCCGGGTGCGCACGCAGGTGCGCCGCCGCCGCTTCTCCGAGACCCTGCGCGGGGCGCTTCAGGCCTCGATGGAACTGGCCATCACCGACGACCTGACGGGCCTGCACAACCGGCGCTACCTCGACCGGCATCTCGGCCCGGTCTTCGGCGAGGCCGCCCTCCACCAGAAGGGCCTCGCCTGCCTGCTCCTCGACATCGACCGCTTCAAGTCGATCAACGACACCTACGGCCACGAGGCCGGCGACGAGGTGCTGCGGGCGTTTGCCGAACGCATCCGCCAGCAGGTGCGGCCGATGGACATCCTGGCCCGCTACGGCGGCGAGGAGATCGTGATGGTGGTGCCGGGTGCCGAACTGCCCGACGCCCGCGCCATCGCCGAGCGCATCCGCGAGCGGATCGAGGCGAGCCCCTTCGCCATCGAGGGCGGAACCCGCGACATCGGCGTCACCGTCTCGGTCGGCGTCTCGGTGCGGCGCCCGACCGATGCCGGGCCGGCCGACATGCTCAAACGCGCCGACGCCGCCCTCTACCGGGCCAAGTCCTCCGGCCGGAACCGGGTCGAGGCGGCGGCGGCGTAG
- a CDS encoding class 1 fructose-bisphosphatase, with product MTKPNGSSLDDHLDAEVARDASLADTAATIRALAAAAIDVSETVGRGALAGDLAAQGEHNSDGDVQKALDVIAHKRFMQALEEAPVAQVASEEAEDVVTLKADAPLAVAIDPLDGSSNIGVGMVVGTIFGIRPVTRGQGIEDANASFLTPGTTQTAAGFVVYGPATTFVVTLGNGTRIFTLDRAAGVFRLTHDALTIVPSANEYAINASNVRHWDGPVKSFIEDCLRGSEGPLDRDFNMRWTAALVADAQRVLIRGGVFLYPGDNRKGYAQGRLRLLYETAPIALLIEQAGGGATDGQGRILDRVAAKIHERSPLVFGSTEEVGCVGKYYDGRQPSAGRSPLFGQRGLMRS from the coding sequence ATGACGAAGCCCAACGGGTCATCCCTCGACGATCATCTCGACGCCGAGGTCGCGCGGGACGCCTCGCTCGCCGACACCGCCGCCACGATCCGGGCGCTCGCCGCCGCCGCGATCGACGTGAGCGAGACCGTGGGCCGCGGGGCCCTGGCCGGCGACCTCGCCGCCCAGGGCGAGCACAACAGCGACGGCGACGTGCAGAAGGCCCTCGACGTGATCGCCCACAAGCGCTTCATGCAGGCGCTGGAAGAGGCCCCCGTGGCGCAGGTCGCCTCGGAGGAGGCCGAGGACGTGGTGACGCTGAAGGCCGACGCGCCGCTGGCGGTGGCGATCGACCCGCTCGACGGCTCCTCCAACATCGGCGTCGGCATGGTGGTCGGCACCATCTTCGGCATCCGCCCGGTGACGCGGGGCCAAGGGATCGAAGACGCGAACGCCTCCTTCCTCACGCCGGGCACGACGCAGACGGCCGCGGGCTTCGTCGTCTACGGCCCGGCCACCACCTTCGTCGTGACGCTCGGCAACGGCACCCGCATCTTCACCCTCGACCGGGCGGCGGGCGTGTTCCGCCTCACCCACGACGCGCTGACGATCGTGCCCAGCGCCAACGAGTACGCCATCAACGCCTCGAACGTCCGGCACTGGGACGGGCCGGTGAAATCCTTCATCGAGGATTGCCTGCGCGGCTCGGAAGGCCCGCTCGACCGCGACTTCAACATGCGCTGGACCGCCGCCCTGGTGGCGGACGCGCAGCGGGTGCTGATCCGCGGCGGCGTGTTCCTGTATCCGGGCGACAACCGGAAGGGCTACGCGCAAGGGCGCCTGCGCCTCCTCTACGAGACCGCGCCGATCGCCCTCCTGATCGAGCAGGCGGGCGGCGGCGCCACCGACGGCCAGGGCCGCATCCTCGACCGGGTGGCCGCCAAGATCCACGAGCGCTCGCCGCTGGTGTTCGGCTCGACCGAGGAGGTCGGATGCGTGGGCAAGTACTACGACGGACGCCAGCCCAGCGCCGGCCGCTCGCCCCTGTTCGGCCAGCGCGGCCTGATGCGCAGCTAG
- the cysK gene encoding cysteine synthase A: MTDTSTPATARKPGHGRVYGSITETIGNTPLVRLNRLTKERGVDAEILLKLEFFNPISSVKDRIGVNMIDALEASGRLKPGGTLVEPTSGNTGIALAFVAAARGYRLILVMPETMSLERRKMLAFLGAQLELTPGPQGMKGAIARAEELLREIDGAVMPQQFSNPANPEIHRKTTAEEIWNDTQGRLDAFVAGVGTGGTVTGVGEVLKPRLPGLKVFAVEPVESPVISGGQPGPHKIQGIGAGFIPDNLHTDVLDGVLKVTNQQAIDTARDLAKYEGIPGGISTGGNVAAALELAGRPEFQGKRIVTVACSFAERYISSVLFEGIG, from the coding sequence ATGACAGACACCTCGACCCCGGCCACCGCGCGCAAGCCCGGTCACGGCCGCGTCTACGGCTCGATCACCGAGACCATCGGCAACACGCCGCTGGTGCGCCTCAACCGGCTCACCAAGGAGCGGGGCGTCGATGCCGAGATCCTGCTCAAGCTCGAATTCTTCAACCCGATCTCGAGCGTCAAGGACCGTATCGGCGTCAACATGATCGACGCCCTCGAAGCCTCCGGCCGGCTCAAGCCCGGCGGCACGCTGGTCGAGCCGACCTCCGGCAACACCGGCATCGCACTGGCCTTCGTCGCGGCCGCCCGCGGCTACCGCCTGATCCTGGTGATGCCCGAGACCATGTCGCTGGAGCGGCGCAAGATGCTTGCCTTCCTCGGCGCGCAACTCGAACTGACCCCCGGCCCGCAGGGCATGAAGGGCGCCATCGCCCGCGCCGAAGAGTTGCTGCGCGAGATCGACGGCGCGGTGATGCCGCAGCAATTCTCGAACCCGGCCAACCCGGAGATCCACCGCAAGACCACCGCGGAGGAGATCTGGAACGACACCCAAGGCCGGCTCGACGCCTTCGTGGCGGGCGTGGGCACCGGCGGCACGGTGACCGGCGTCGGCGAGGTGCTGAAGCCCCGGCTGCCCGGCCTCAAGGTGTTCGCGGTGGAGCCGGTGGAAAGCCCGGTGATTTCCGGCGGCCAGCCCGGCCCGCACAAGATCCAGGGCATCGGCGCGGGCTTCATCCCCGACAACCTCCACACCGACGTCCTCGACGGCGTGCTCAAGGTGACGAACCAGCAGGCGATCGACACCGCCCGCGACCTCGCCAAGTACGAGGGCATTCCCGGCGGCATCTCGACCGGCGGCAACGTCGCCGCGGCGCTCGAACTCGCCGGCCGCCCCGAGTTCCAGGGCAAGCGCATCGTCACCGTCGCCTGCTCGTTTGCCGAGCGCTACATCTCCTCGGTGCTGTTCGAGGGCATCGGCTAG
- the ruvA gene encoding Holliday junction branch migration protein RuvA, protein MIGKLKGIVDSYGEDFVILDVNGVGYVVHCSARTLQRLPKPGEATDLAIETHVREDMIRLYGFRSDAEREWFRILQTVQGVGTRVALGVLSVLEPAALATAIATGDKGAIARAPGVGPRLAARLVAELKDKAPAFAPVDPALVALTGAVEDGSAPQPVADAISALVNLGYPQVQASAAIAAALKGAGAEAGSIEARTLIRLGLRELAR, encoded by the coding sequence ATGATCGGCAAGCTCAAGGGCATCGTGGATTCCTACGGAGAGGACTTCGTGATCCTCGACGTGAACGGCGTCGGCTACGTCGTGCATTGTTCCGCCCGCACCCTGCAGCGGCTGCCGAAGCCCGGCGAGGCGACGGACCTGGCCATCGAGACGCATGTGCGCGAGGACATGATTCGGCTCTACGGCTTCCGCTCGGACGCCGAGCGGGAGTGGTTCCGCATCCTCCAGACCGTGCAGGGCGTCGGCACCCGCGTGGCGCTCGGCGTGCTCTCGGTGCTGGAGCCGGCGGCGCTCGCGACCGCCATCGCCACCGGCGACAAGGGGGCGATCGCCCGCGCCCCCGGCGTCGGCCCGCGGCTCGCCGCCCGCCTCGTGGCGGAGCTGAAGGACAAGGCGCCCGCCTTCGCCCCCGTCGATCCGGCCTTGGTCGCCCTGACGGGCGCCGTCGAGGACGGGAGCGCGCCCCAGCCGGTCGCGGACGCGATCTCGGCGCTGGTCAATCTGGGTTATCCCCAGGTTCAGGCCTCGGCCGCCATCGCCGCCGCGCTGAAGGGTGCGGGCGCGGAGGCCGGCTCGATCGAGGCCAGGACCCTGATCCGGCTCGGGCTGCGGGAACTGGCGCGGTAG
- a CDS encoding response regulator, translated as MKKTVLIVEDNELNMKLFNDLLEAHGYATLKTANGIEAIELARTHHPDLILMDIQLPEVSGLEVTKWLKDDDDLRDIPVIAITAFAMKGDEERIREGGCEAYLSKPISVAKFLATVRRYIGDDGAP; from the coding sequence ATGAAGAAAACCGTTCTCATCGTTGAAGACAACGAGCTCAACATGAAGCTCTTCAACGACCTGCTGGAGGCGCACGGCTACGCGACCCTCAAGACCGCCAACGGCATCGAGGCGATCGAGCTGGCGCGCACCCACCATCCCGACCTGATCCTGATGGACATCCAGCTTCCCGAGGTCTCGGGGCTGGAGGTGACGAAGTGGCTCAAGGACGACGACGACCTGCGCGACATCCCCGTGATCGCCATCACCGCCTTCGCGATGAAGGGCGACGAGGAACGCATACGGGAAGGCGGCTGCGAGGCCTACCTCTCGAAGCCGATCTCGGTCGCGAAGTTTTTAGCAACGGTCCGCCGCTACATCGGCGATGATGGCGCCCCTTGA
- a CDS encoding phosphoribulokinase: MSARHPIISVTGSSGAGTTSVRNTFEQIFRREDVSAVYIEGDGFHAFDRDTMRAMMAHEPTLSHFAPRANLLPELEEVFRSYSESGTGRTRHYAHDEADAARYGVAAGAFTPWEPFQPGSDLLFYEGLHGCVVDNNVDLARYPDLKIGVVPVINLEWIQKLHRDRSTRGYSTEAVTDVILRRMPDYVQTICPQFSWTDINFQRVPTVDTSNPFIARWIPTADESMVVIRFKDPKGIDFSYLVSMIHDSFMSRANSIVIPGGKLDLAMQLILTPIIMQLVERRRRLA, encoded by the coding sequence ATGTCGGCGCGTCACCCCATCATCTCGGTCACCGGCTCCTCGGGGGCCGGGACCACCTCGGTCCGCAACACCTTCGAGCAGATCTTCCGCCGGGAGGATGTCAGCGCCGTCTACATCGAGGGCGACGGCTTCCACGCCTTCGACCGCGACACCATGCGCGCGATGATGGCGCACGAGCCGACGCTGAGCCACTTCGCGCCCCGCGCCAACCTCCTGCCCGAGCTGGAGGAGGTGTTTCGCAGCTACAGCGAGTCGGGCACCGGGCGCACCCGGCACTACGCCCACGACGAGGCGGATGCGGCCCGCTACGGCGTGGCCGCGGGTGCCTTCACCCCCTGGGAGCCGTTCCAGCCGGGCTCGGACCTCTTGTTCTACGAGGGGCTGCACGGCTGCGTGGTCGACAACAACGTCGATCTCGCCCGCTATCCCGACCTCAAGATCGGGGTGGTGCCGGTGATCAACCTCGAATGGATCCAGAAGCTGCACCGGGACCGCTCGACCCGCGGCTACTCGACGGAAGCCGTCACCGACGTGATCCTGAGGCGGATGCCCGACTACGTGCAGACGATCTGTCCGCAATTCTCGTGGACGGACATCAACTTCCAGCGGGTGCCGACGGTCGACACCTCGAACCCCTTCATCGCCCGCTGGATACCGACCGCCGACGAATCGATGGTGGTGATCCGCTTCAAGGACCCGAAGGGAATCGACTTCTCCTATCTGGTCTCGATGATCCACGACAGCTTCATGAGCCGGGCCAATTCCATCGTCATCCCCGGCGGCAAGCTCGATCTGGCGATGCAGCTCATCCTGACGCCGATCATCATGCAGTTGGTGGAGCGGCGGCGGCGGCTGGCCTGA
- a CDS encoding DUF3572 domain-containing protein, producing the protein MKRKLDHSDAGSERLAVEVLGWLAGDEDRLFRFVAASGLEPGTLRESLHDPGFLGAVLDHVMGDEPSLLACAEALGVKPERIASAWQRLQPPPFDEGG; encoded by the coding sequence ATGAAACGCAAACTTGATCATAGCGATGCGGGGAGCGAGCGTCTCGCCGTCGAGGTGCTCGGCTGGCTCGCCGGCGACGAGGATCGGCTGTTCCGGTTCGTCGCCGCGAGCGGGCTGGAGCCCGGGACGCTGCGCGAGAGCCTGCACGATCCCGGCTTCCTCGGCGCCGTCCTCGACCATGTGATGGGCGACGAACCGTCGCTCCTTGCATGCGCCGAGGCGCTCGGGGTGAAGCCGGAGCGGATCGCCTCGGCCTGGCAGCGCCTGCAGCCGCCGCCCTTCGACGAGGGCGGCTGA
- a CDS encoding XRE family transcriptional regulator, whose amino-acid sequence MTPAQCRGARGLLGWSEADLARRSGLGEGFVKGFEAGTGDPASGQVEALRSALMQGGIVFADGATPGVRLSERQRGGNEGTRLGDLTTENDR is encoded by the coding sequence ATGACGCCGGCCCAGTGCCGGGGCGCGCGCGGCCTGCTCGGCTGGTCGGAGGCGGATCTCGCCCGCCGGTCGGGGCTCGGCGAGGGCTTCGTGAAGGGCTTCGAGGCCGGCACGGGCGATCCGGCCTCGGGTCAGGTCGAGGCCTTGCGCAGCGCCCTGATGCAGGGCGGCATCGTCTTCGCCGACGGCGCGACGCCGGGCGTGCGCCTGTCCGAGCGGCAGCGCGGCGGCAACGAGGGCACGCGGCTCGGCGACCTCACCACCGAGAACGACCGCTGA
- a CDS encoding META domain-containing protein — MNRMLTAVLACAVAAVAAGTLGAAPAMAQMGMGGNPSGFGAGKQPEKKPQYVPGAKPQEKMFPLGSMWTAVSMNGKPFTGADRPSFIIDSQYRARGYGGCNTFTATAFPLREQHLAVGPLALTKKTCDKALSASEQAFLVALRTAGKWDLVDSQLVIQSPNGVLRFDRAL, encoded by the coding sequence ATGAACAGGATGCTGACCGCCGTGCTGGCCTGCGCGGTTGCCGCGGTTGCCGCGGGCACGCTCGGTGCGGCGCCGGCCATGGCGCAGATGGGCATGGGCGGCAATCCGTCCGGCTTCGGCGCCGGCAAGCAGCCGGAGAAGAAGCCGCAATACGTTCCCGGCGCGAAGCCGCAGGAGAAGATGTTCCCCCTCGGCTCGATGTGGACCGCGGTCAGCATGAACGGCAAGCCGTTCACCGGGGCGGACCGGCCGAGCTTCATCATCGACTCGCAGTACCGCGCCCGCGGCTACGGCGGCTGCAACACCTTCACCGCCACCGCCTTCCCCCTGCGCGAGCAGCACCTCGCCGTCGGTCCCCTGGCTCTGACCAAGAAGACCTGCGACAAGGCCCTCTCGGCCTCCGAGCAGGCCTTCCTCGTCGCCCTGCGCACGGCCGGCAAGTGGGATCTCGTCGATTCGCAACTCGTGATCCAGAGCCCGAACGGCGTGCTGCGCTTCGACCGCGCCCTTTAA
- a CDS encoding LysR family transcriptional regulator: protein MRNLSLKQLQAVAAVARLGTMTRAAQELNVTSAALYARIRQLEEEAGLLLFDRTPTGLKPTDAGREMLWAINSINTVLETCTDRLRTLKGGGGGRVGLGVVSTAKYFAPLVIAGFMESHPKVEVSLTVGNRQDTIEALRNYEIDFAIMGRPPRDFAIEAEIFGPHPLVLIAAPDHPMAGRRGLIRADLAEESFLVREEGSGTRSVFEEFMSGVMIRRAKLGIDSGSNETLKQAVMAGLGIALLSGHSVAAEVESGRLALLDVEGLPIRRDWYVVRRADKVLGPASDAFWDYLVREGRRFLPSIPGGFFPESAVPSPLPSPLPSPSPGPSVKAVRSPAEAGE, encoded by the coding sequence ATGCGCAATCTCTCGCTCAAGCAGCTTCAGGCGGTCGCCGCGGTGGCGCGGCTCGGGACCATGACGCGGGCCGCGCAGGAGCTCAACGTCACCTCCGCCGCGCTCTACGCGCGCATCCGCCAGCTCGAGGAGGAGGCCGGCCTCCTCCTGTTCGACCGGACGCCCACCGGCCTCAAGCCGACCGATGCGGGCCGCGAGATGCTGTGGGCCATCAACAGCATCAACACGGTGCTGGAGACCTGTACCGACCGCCTGCGCACCTTGAAAGGGGGCGGCGGCGGCCGGGTCGGCCTCGGCGTGGTCTCGACGGCGAAGTATTTCGCGCCGCTCGTCATCGCCGGCTTCATGGAGAGCCACCCGAAGGTCGAGGTCTCGCTGACGGTCGGCAACCGCCAGGACACGATCGAGGCCCTGCGCAACTACGAGATCGATTTCGCGATCATGGGGCGCCCGCCGCGGGACTTCGCCATCGAGGCGGAGATCTTCGGGCCCCATCCCCTGGTGCTGATCGCCGCGCCCGACCATCCGATGGCCGGACGGCGCGGCCTGATCCGGGCGGATCTGGCGGAGGAATCCTTCCTCGTGCGCGAGGAGGGGTCGGGCACCCGCTCGGTGTTCGAGGAGTTCATGAGCGGCGTGATGATCCGCCGGGCCAAGCTCGGGATCGATTCCGGCTCGAACGAGACGCTCAAGCAGGCGGTGATGGCGGGCCTCGGCATCGCGCTCCTGTCCGGCCACTCGGTGGCGGCGGAGGTCGAGAGCGGGCGCCTCGCCCTCCTCGACGTGGAGGGCCTGCCGATCCGGCGCGACTGGTACGTGGTGCGCCGGGCCGACAAGGTGCTCGGACCCGCCTCCGACGCGTTCTGGGACTATCTCGTGCGGGAGGGACGCCGCTTCCTGCCGAGCATCCCCGGCGGCTTCTTTCCGGAAAGTGCCGTTCCAAGCCCCTTGCCCAGCCCCTTGCCCAGCCCCTCGCCCGGCCCGTCGGTCAAGGCGGTCCGCAGCCCCGCCGAGGCCGGTGAATGA